The genomic window AACAGCTGTTCGAGTTATCGACGAAACGATAATTATAGAATTAAAGAAAAAGTGGCACCCACAGAAAAATCGCTGCTTAGCAATGCAGACAGAAATAATGGATCATTCATCCCTGATGCGAGGATCAAGGTTTTTATCCATTCAACAAGTATGCCCGTGTCTCATTTTTTTTAGTTTGAAAAATCAAAAAATTTTTTGGTTGACAAAAAAAACAGTGCGTTCTAAGATAATAGATAGATGAATAAAGAATTAGACGATGAATAAAACGAAGTAGTGATTAAAGCCAATGTTTCAGAAAACTAGTGGTTGCTGCGAACTAGTACATGCTTTAACGCGAATTACATTTTAGGAGTCTATGGCTTGATGCCACGCGACAGCGTTAAATGTTTGAGAGATATGTTTTGGAAGCAAACATATAATTTGGGTGGTACCGCGAATTTTCGTCCCTTGACTGATTAGTCAAGGGACTTTTTTTATTCAATCAAACAACGAGCAGATCTTCTGCTTTGATAAAAAATTATGGAGGGTGATTCGATGAATATTATTGATGAATTAACGTGGCGTGATGCCATTAACCAACAAACGAACGAAGAAAGACTTCGTGAACTTGTTGAAGAAAAGAGTATTTCCCTTTATTGCGGGGTTGATCCAACAGGCGATTCGATGCATATTGGTCATTTGATCCCATTTATGATGATGAAAAGATTCCAATTAGCAGGACATCATCCATATATCTTGATCGGTGGGGGAACTGGAACCATCGGTGACCCAAGTGGCCGTACGAGCGAACGTGTGTTACAAACGATGGAACAAGTACAGCACAATGTAGATGCTTTATCGAACCAAATGCGTAAATTGTTTGGGAAAGATGCAAATATCACATTCGTGAATAACTATGACTGGTTATCAAATATCTCTTTACTGGAATTTTTAAGAGACTACGGAAAAAACTTCAACATCAATACGATGTTAGCAAAAGATATCGTAGCAAGTCGTTTGGAAGTCGGTATTTCATTCACAGAATTCACTTACCAAATCTTGCAATCGATCGATTTCTTACACTTGCACAGAACGTACGACGTGCAGTTACAGATCGGTGGAGCTGACCAATGGGGGAACATCACTGCTGGTTTAGATTTGATCCGTAAATTGGAAGGACCAGAAGCAGAAGCCTTTGGATTGACGATCCCATTGATGCTAAAAGCGGATGGCACGAAGTTTGGGAAAACTGCCGGCGGTGCGATCTGGCTAGATCCTGAAAAAACATCACCTTACGAATTCTACCAATTCTGGTTGAACCAAGATGATCGTGATGTTGTAAAATACTTGAAATTCTTCACTTTCTTATCACAAGAAGAAATCAATGAATTAGCGAAAAAAGTGGAGACAGAACCTGAGAAACGTGAGGCACAACGCCGTTTAGCCGAAGAAGTGACACGTTTTGTCCACAGCGAAGAAGATTTGCAAGAAGCGCAAAAAATCACAGCTGCATTATTCTCTGGAAATATCAAAGAACTAAACGCTTCAGAAATCGAACAAGGCTTTGGAAATATGCCGAATGTCGAGATTTCAAGTACCCCTGAAAATATCGTGGAATTGCTTGTTTCCACAAAAATCGAGCCATCAAAACGTCAAGCACGTGAAGATGTATCGAACGGAGCTATAAGTATTAACGGTGATCGCGTAACCGATTTAAATTTTGTCATTGATCCAGCTACAGAATTTGATGGTAAATTCGTAGTGATCAGAAAAGGGAAAAAACGCTACTTTTTGGCCAAAGTAGTTGATTAGAATTTAGTAATTTTTTGCCTTGTAAAAGGTCTATTCCATTACAAAATTCCAATTTTTGAAACTTATCCTAATAGTTACGCCGATTGTCGTTAATACAATCAAAAGGAGAGAATTTACATTTGTAAATTCCCTCCTTTTTTTAATTTTTATCAATTGTACCAACAATTCAAACAATTAAAAACATTAAAATGAAATGAGGAAAATAGAAAAAATGATATTTACAGAAATAAAAAACAGGTGTAACCTAAGCCTCGACAAAATTTAAATAATTATTTTTAGGAGGGTTTCTTCATGGAATCAAATGTAAATGATTTAAATTTAAATGCACTATTCATTGGAGACAAAGCAGAGAATGGCCAAATCTATAAAGATTTGTTAAATGAATTAGTGGACGAACACTTAGGATGGCGTCAAAATTATATGCCACAAGATATGCCGATCATTACGCCGGAAGAAAAAAGCAGTGAAAGCTTCGCTCACACGATCAACAAAACAAAAGACGTGTTAGCAGAAATCTCTACGCGGATGCGTACGCACTCTGTCCCATGGCATAATGCAGGACGTTATTGGGGACATATGAACTCTGAAACATTGATGCCATCATTATTGGCTTATAATTTTGCGATGTTATGGAACGGAAATAATGTCGCTTATGAATCTTCTCCAGCAACGAGTCAAATGGAAGAAGAAGTAGGAATGGAATTTGCTACATTGATGGGGTACAAAAATGGCTGGGGACACATCGTCGCAGATGGTTCATTAGCTAACTTGGAAGGTCTATGGTATGCACGTAACATCAAATCATTGCCACTTGCGATGAAAGAAGTGACACCTGAATTGGTTTCCGGAAAAACAGACTGGGAATTGATGAATCTTTCAACGCGTGAAATCATCGATCTATTAGATCAAGTGCCAGAAAAAATCGATGAGATCAAAGCACATTCTGCACGCAGTGGGAAACATCTGCAACAATTAGGTAAATGGTTAGTACCACAAACAAAACACTACTCTTGGTTGAAAGCAGCAGACATCATTGGTGTCGGTCTAGATCAAGTGATCCCAGTGCCTGTCGATCACAACTACCGCATGGATATCAATGAACTTGAAGCGATCATTCGTGAATTGGCTGCTGAACAAACACCAGTTTTAGGTGTCGTTGGTGTCGTTGGTTCTACCGAAGAAGGTGCAATCGATGAAATCGACAAAATTGTTGAATTACGTCGCGCACTAGAAAAAGAAGGTATTTATTTCTACCTACACGTAGATGCAGCTTACGGTGGTTACGGACGTGCGATCTTCCTTGATGAAAACAATGAGTTCATTCCATTTGATCAATTAAAAGAAGTACACGCAAAACATCATGTCTTCACAGAAAACAAAAATTATCTATTAAAAGAAGTGCATCATGCCTATCAAGCAATTGAAGAAGCAGAATCAGTAACGATCGATCCACATAAAATGGGCTATGTTCCTTACTCTGCTGGCGGAATCGTAATCAAAGACATTCGTATGCGCGATGTGATCTCTTACTTTGCAACGTATGTATTTGAAAAAGGAGCAGATATCCCAGCGTTACTTGGTGCTTATATCTTAGAAGGATCAAAAGCGGGAGCAACTGCCGCAAGTGTTTGGGCAGCACATCATGTACTACCATTGAATGTGACTGGTTACGGTAAATTGATGGGGGCATCGATCGAAGGTGCACATCGTTTCTTCAATTTCTTGAATAATTTAACATTCAAAGTGGGCGATAAAGAAATCGAAGTTCATCCATTGACTTATCCAGATTTCAATATGGTCGATTATGTATTCAAAGAAAAAGGCAATGATGATCTGGTAGCAATGAATCAATTGAACCATGATGTATATGATTATTCTTCTTATGTCAAAGGAAGCATCTATGGCAATGAATTCTTGACCTCTCATACAGACTTTGCGATTCCAGATTATGGCAATAGCCCATTACAATTTGTAAAACAATTAGGATTTACAGAAGAAGAATGGGAACGCGCTGGAAAAGTCACAGTCTTACGTGCTAGTGTCATGACGCCATATATGAATAAAGCAGAACATTTTGAAGAATATGCAGAAAAAATCAAAGCAGCACTTCAAAGTAAACTAGAAAAAATCTATGCAGATCAGTTAGTGGCAAACGAAACAAAATAAACGTAAATCTTTGGATGAGTGAGGAGAAAGGGAGTCGAAATGAGCGCTCATCTCTCGTTCAAAAAGAACGAAGGATGAGCTTCCTCTCTCAACTCATTTATTTCATGTTGGAGTGCCTTTGAAGCTTGATGATCCAAGCAAAAATACTCAAAGCACAAGTTGTCCGTACGTTTGCTTTTATTTGCTATTAATGAAAAAGTTTCAAAGACACGCCTATTTAATCATTAATAAGGAGAGTGTCAAAATTGAGTAAAGCTCAAGTAAGTAAAATGGGGCTAGGAACATTTATTGGTTTGACTATGGCGCTATGTGCCACTGTTCGTAGTATCCCAACGTTGTCAGCTGTTGGTTGGACATTGATTTTTTACACTATTTTTGCCGTCTTGTTTTTTGCTGGACCTATTTCAATGATTTCTGGTGAATTATCAACGATGCTTCCACAAGAAGGAGGCCCACAACTTTGGGTAAAAACAGCACTAGGTAGTAAATGGGGATTTGTCGTTGCTTGGTTGCTATGGGTGCAAATGTTTCCGGGAATGGTAATGGTCGCTTCTACCTTAGGGCCATTATTAGGAAATACATTTGGAAATGCGTCTCTTGGAAACAATCACTACTTTGTTTTAGGCTGTATCTTGGTCATCTACTGGATCATCACCTTGCTCAACTTGAAGTTTGACATGGCGAAAGTCGGTGGGAACATTGGTGTTTGGCTAGGGGTATATATTCCTGTTGTGATCATGTTTGTTTTGGGGATCTTAGCGTTTTTCAAAGTGGGACTTGTTTCAAATGGCTATCTAGGAGATTTTTCATGGTCAAAAGCATTGCCTGATCTACAACACAGTGACTCGTTGAAATATTTGGCAGGGATCACATTTATCTTTGTAGGGATCGAAATGAGTTCAGTGTATATGCCTCGTTTGAAAGATGCAACGAAGAACTATACTAAAGGGGTCTTCATTGCATTGATCGGACTTGTCTTATTGAATGTCATCAACGCTTTGTTTGTCGCAAATGTCGTACCAGAAGGAACGATGGAATTGGCAAATATCACACAACCAGTATTGATCTATTGTGATATTTTAGGATTGCCAACGATCATTGGTAATATCTTCAGCTTTATGGTCTTTATTGGTGTTCTTTTACAATTATCTGCTTGGGTAACTGGACCTTCGAAAACGATTATCCAAGTGGCTCGTGAAGGGTTCTTACCACCAAAATTTGGTTTCCATAAAGAAAACGAATATGGTGTTTCGAGAAATGTTGTATTGACACAATCAGTAGTTATCTCACTCTTTGCATTGCTATATGGCATAATGGATGATGTAAGTGCGGTCTTTCTTACATTAACAAATGCAACAACCGTGATTTATTGCATTGTTTATTTCTTGATTGCCGTATCATTATTAAAAATGAGAACTAGCCATCCAGAATTGGCACGTCCTTATCGAATCGGTAAAAAAGGAAATGGCTTTGCTTGGCTTGTTAGCTGTATGTTGATGCTGGCAATCATCGCTGTTGTTGTTTCAACATTAGGAACTTCAACATTAGCCGATGCATTGCTTGTTGGGGCCATTGCGATCGTGATGTTCGTTATTCCGTTGATCATCAATCGCGTGAAGAAAGCAACCTGGTTGACTGAAGTTGAAACAGACTTAAAAGAATAACAGGAAAAACGATCTCTTAGAGAATATAAAACAACACCTATGAAGAACTGTTTTCTTCGTAGGTGTTGTTTTTCTTAAAAAATCAAGAGCAAAAAAATAGAGACGTCTCAACTTTTGGCTAAGTAGACGTGTTCTAATGCTTTATTTTTGTTTGATCTTCCTAGGAATGAATGACCTATTTTTCTTTCAATGGAACAACAGTTTCTCGTTTGATCAAACGATGGGGGATCACTAAGCGCACGCCATTGCTCACTTCTTCATGGATCAGTTCTTGTAATTTTTGCATTGCGACTCGCCCTAACTCAGAGATATCGATGTCGATACTCGTTAAATAAGGGTGCATCAAAGTAGAAAAAATCGAGTTATTGAAGCTGATCATCGAAAGGGTTTCCGGGATGACATAGCCATACATTTGAGCGAGTTGCATCGTGCGCAGCGCGAAAATATCATCGATGACAACTAATGCTGTCGCTTTCGTATTTTTCAAAATCGAATCAAACGCCAAGTAATCTTCGGCTTGTTCCAAAGTGACACTTGGCTGGGCATTCAACCCCGCTAACATCATGGCTTTTTGATACCCGAAATAGCGTTCAAAATATAAACTTTCGTGGGTGGTATTAGTCACGAAAAGAATGTTTTTATGACCATTATCAATCAAGAATTCAGTTGCTTGTTTCCCTAACAATTGATTGTCATTGTCAATGTAGATGATTTCGTTCTCATGGTGATACGGTTGTCCGATCAGCGTGAACGGAATCTGTTGTTCATAAAGATAATCGATGACTGGGTCTTCGCTATCCGAATAAACAAGGATAAAGCCATCGACTTGTTTTTGCAAATGCATTCGCTGAACGTTCTCTAACAAGAGGTCGAAACTTTTGGCTGTAGCGATAGCTGTTGTCACGCCGTGATGACGAGCTTCTTCGTTGATTGCTTCCATGATCTCAAGATAAAACGGGTTGCCAAGACGCTCTCTTGAATCGAGTGGTGGAAGAATGACACCTACAGCGCTTGATATACGTTTACCAAGATTTCTCGCCGTGATATTTGGCACATATCCTAGCTCATCCATGATTTTTCGTACTTTCTTTTTCGTTGTTTCAGAAATGCTTGGATGATCGTTGATCACGCGAGAAACAGTCGATGTCGCTACACCTGCTTTTTTTGCAACATCTTTCACTGTAATTGACATAAATTAAATCACCTTTCTTTTTTCATCGTTCATCGTCTTGGTTGGCTTCTTAAAATCAAATAAAGCAAAAATGGTCAAGTGAATGTACTGAATTCATAAGTTGTTTGGCTGATACGTTCTTGTCCAGGACGTAGTGTGATCGAGCCAAACGCCGGAAAGTGAACGATATCTGGTATTTCTTGTGGTTCGATGGCTAAACCAAAATTAGAGTGCATTTTTTTGCCATTGATTTGTAGCTCTTCATCGAATCCAGTTGTAGAAAATAATACCATACTTTTGTTCGTAGTTGCTATATTCATTTGGCGACCGGAAGTTTCTTCTGATAATGTTAAACTATTTTTTGTTAGTTTCGGTGAATTCAATAAAAAGACATCATCAAGCCCCATAGGATACTTAGACAAAATTTCCGTTAAGGGATTCGATTTATGGAAATCGATGGGTAAGTCCTCTTTAGCGATTGTTTCTCCTGTAGGTAAGTTATCATGATCAAGAAGTAACAGGCTATCTAATTGGATTTGAAGTTGATGCGTATCAATATCTCGCTTTCCATTACCTGATAGATTGAAATAGGCGTGATTTGTAGGATTACAAATCGTTTCAACGACGCTATTCGCCTTAGTGATCATCACTAATTTGTTGCCCTCTAACTGATAAGTGACAGTAGCGGTGATTGGTCCTGGATAACCTGAAGAAGTGTCTTTTAAATAAAAGACGACACCAACTGCTTGAGGTGATTTGAATACTTCTACCTCCCAAAATTGAAAGGACCAACCGTTTGTTCCGCCATGGATATGATGATGCCCATTATTTTTTTCGAGTTGATGCGTTTCCCATTCGCCATTTCTGATCCTACCTGCCACTGGACCAACAGTTGCACCAAAAAAACTTTGATCGGATAAAACATCTTGGAGATTGTCGTAAGAGAGTAAGACATTTTCCTTGAGACCATTCCTGTCGGGTGTGAACACTTGGTGTAAACGAGCACCATAATTGAGAAGAACGACTTCTAGCTCGTCGTTCTTCAATGTGATTTTTTTTAGGTTTGTTTGTTTGATGGGGAGAACAGAGATGCTTGGTTCAGACATCTTTACGCCAAACTTGTTGCAGATAGTCGAGTGTTAACGCAGACGTATCAGCGACGATCGGAATTTCCTCCCCAAGATCTTCCTTGCGCCCAACGCCTACAGGATAGGCACCGCTTGCGATGATTGCTTGGATGCCTGCTTTTGCATCTTCGATACCTACACACTCAGTAGCAGCTAAGCCGATTTCTTTTGCTGCTAATAAAAAGATATCAGGGGCGGGTTTGCCACTTGCTACTTTGCCAGGGGCGGCAATTGCATCAAAGTAGTCAGTCAACTGCATTTTATTCAGCAACAATGGGCCGTTTTTGCTTGCGGAAGCTAAGGCGATCTTGATGCCCGCTTCTTTTAATTCCGTTAATAAGGAAACGATACCCGGAAATACGTCTGATGGTGTGATTTCTTGGATCATTTCTAGATAGTACTCATTTTTGCGTTTAGCTAAATCAGCGAATTCTTCGTTTGAGAAATCATTTTCTTTCTTACCATAGGCAAGAAGTAACGTCAATGAATCTTCCCGGCTAACGCCTTTCAATTGTTCGTTGAAGTTGCGGTCGATTGAAACCCCGATTTCTTCACCAAGTTTTTTCCAAGCGCGATAATGGAACTCTGCTGTGTCGGTGATGACACCATCTAAATCGAATAGAACACCCTTAAACATGTGCATCTTCCTTTCTTAATGGGATCGTCAATTGATCAGTCAACGCTTGTTTTTGTCCGTAAACACTTAATTCTAGTGCTTCACCATTTAGTAATGTGAAGGTTACTTGTTCGTCAGAAACAGCAACAAAAATCAAACGACCACGATAGTTGATATGGAAAGAATAGGCGTTCCATGTGTTTGGTAAAAAAGGAGCAAAAGATAATTCGCCATGGGCAGTTTTCATTTGAGCAAAACCTTGGACGATTGCTAACCAGCTACCTGTCATCGAAGTGATGTGCAAGCCATCTTCCGTGTCGTTATTATAGTTATCCAAATCTAAACGAGCAGTACGTTGATACATTTCAACTGCTTTTTCTTCCAAACCAAGTTCAGCAGCTAAAATCGCATGGATACTTGGGGAAAGGGAAGACTCATGGACAGTCATTGGCTCATAGAAATCAAAGTTTCGTCGTTTTTCCTCTGTTGTAAATTCTTCATTGAAGAAGTAGATGCCTTGTAAAACATCCGCTTGTTTAATAAAGCAAGAACGCAAGATTTTATCCCAAGACCATTTTTGATTCAATGGCAATTCGCTGAGCGGTAAATCCGAAACCGGCATCAAATCTTTATCTAGGAATGTATCATGTTGAACAAAAATACCTTGCTCTTCGTCAACAGGGTAGTACATATTCTCAACGATATCTGCCCATTGATTTAATTCTTCTTCAGTGATCTCGATCGTTGCTTCTTCTTTATAAGCTAAATAGTTTTCTCGTGTATAACGGAGGACCCAAGCAGCAATCGTATTCGTATACCAGTTATTATTGATGTTGTTTTCGTATTCATTTGGACCAGTCACGCCGTGGATCATATATTTGTTTTGGCGTTTTGAGTAATGGACACGGTCTGCCCAGAAACGAGCGATTTCAGCCAATACTTCAAGCCCTTCTTTTTTCAGATAAGACGTGTCGCCAGTATAATTTGTATAGTTGTAAATCGCATAAGCAATTGCACCGTTCCGGTGGATTTCTTCAAAGGTGATTTCCCACTCATTGTGGCATTCGACACCAGTAAAGGTCACCATTGGATAAAGGGCACCTTTTAATCCTTGTTGTTGGGCATTATGAATAGCTTGTGGCAATTGATTATGACGGTATTTCAATAAATTTTTCGTCACTTCTGGGTCAGCTAATGCAAGATAAAGTGGCACGGCATAAGCTTCTGTATCCCAATAAGTGGCACCGCCGTATTTTTCACCAGTAAAGCCTTTTGGTCCAATATTCAAGCGCTCATCTTCACCATAATAAGTAGAGAATAATTGGAAAAGGTTGAAACGAATCCCTTGTTGCGCTTCGTCATCACCCTCTATGACTACATCCGCTAATTCCCAACGTTTTGCCCAAGCGGTAGTTTGTTCTTCTTTGGCTGCATCGTAATGGGTAGTCAACTGTTTGAATTCTTCTATAAGTGTTGAGGCTTGTTGTGCTTCAGGGATATCACGACTTGTCAAAATCACGACTTCTTTGTCCATGACGATCGGTTCATTTAGCGTTAGGTCAAATGAGAAGACGCCTTGTAACGCTAATGTCTTTTCTTCAAATACAGGTATCGTTTCTTCACCGTTGATCAAATGACGCATGCCAGCAGTGACAGTGAATTGTTCAATATCAAAAGCGTTAGGAATCGTTTTGGTTGTCAAATAACCGATTGAATCTTTTGTGCCGCGGTCGATTTGATTCCAAAAATGTTCATCGTAGTTGCTATCTTCATTTTGAACATTCCCATCAAGTTTGGAAACAAATTTTACATTGCCAGTGCCGGCAAGTAGTTCTACAGTTACACGGATATAAGCTGCTTCGTTTTTGACGATACTCAAGAAACGCTCAAATGAGAACCGAACTTTATTCGTTGCTGTGGTGATCGTAAAATGACGAGATAAGACCCCGTTTTTCATATCTAATTCCCAATGAAAATCCTCTGGATCAAGAGAAGCTAAATCAATCAGTTGGTCGTTGATGTAAATGTCCATCGCAATAAAGTTGACAGCGTTGATCACTTTTCCGAAGTATTCAGGATAGCCGTTTTTCCACCAACCAACACGAGTTTTGTCGGGATACCAGATGCCCGCTAAATAGGTACCTTGATGATGATCGCCAGAGTACGTTTCTTCAAAATTCCCACGCATCCCCATGTAGCCGTTTCCAATACTTGTCAAGGACTCTTGCAAACGTAAATTTTCTTTATCTAATGTTGTCGTACTGATTTTCCAAGGATCGATTTGGAATAAGCGTTTGATTTGTTTCATGATTCTCCTCCTAAATGTTTCATTTCTTAGGTTTATAATAAACGCAACCGGTTGCGTTAGTCAATAGCAAAGTGAGAAATCGAGAATCTTTTTGTTGAGAAATGACTAGCAAGAAAAAAATATCGTGAATATATTATTATTGATAAAGGGTATATACTATATTGTAGAGTTTTTGTTTTTCAAAAGAAAAAACAAATAAAATAAAAATAAAGCATTTACAAAAAAAGAAATTACCTCTATAATACGGATTAACGAAACCGATTGCGTAAAGGAGAGATAGAAATTGAAAAAATTATTTAGTTTTGAGTTTTGGCAGAAATTTGGAAAGGCTTTAATGGTCGTTGTCGCAGTGATGCCAGCTGCTGGTTTGATGATCAGTATCGGGAAATCGATCCCATTGATCAACCCAGATATGGCAGCGCTTGTTACTACGGGTGGCGTTCTTGAAAGTATTGGTTGGGCAATTATTGGAAACTTACATTTATTATTTGCGTTAGCAATAGGTGGTAGCTGGGCGAAAGAACGTGCAGGCGGAGCATTTGCTGCCGGTATCTCATTTGTTTTGATCAATCGGATCACAGGTGCGATCTTTGGTGTGACAACAGAGATGTTAGCAAACGAAGATGCGTTCACACATACGTTGTTCGGCACACGGATCATGGTCAAAGGATTCTTTACGAGTGTACTAGAAGCGCCTGCATTGAATATGGGGGTATTCGTAGGGATCATCGCCGGTTTTGTCGGTGCGATGGCGTATAACAAATACTATAACTACCGTAAATTACCAGATGCACTTTCTTTCTTTAACGGCAAACGCTTTGTTCCTTTTGTAGTGATTCTATGGTCAACGATCGTTGCACTAATTTTGGCAGCAGTTTGGCCAGCAATTCAAGCAGGAATCAACAATTTCGGTTTATGGATCGCACAGTCACAAGATAGTGCGCCAATTTTAGCACCATTTTTATATGGAACATTGGAACGTTTATTATTACCATTCGGGTTACACCATATGTTGACGATTCCAATCAACTATACGCAATTAGGTGGAACGTACGAGATTTTATCTGGTGCACAAGCAGGGACACAAGTATTTGGACAAGATCCATTATGGTTAGCTTGGGCAACTGACTTAGTGAACCTAAGAGGCGCAGGCGACATGTCACAATACGAATTCGTGTTGCAAAACTGGACACCAGCTCGTTTTAAAGTTGGTCAAATGATCGGTTCTTCTGGTATTTTGATGGGGATGGCACTTGCCATGTATCGCAATGTCGACCCAGATAAAAAAGCGAAATACAAATCAATGTACTTCTCAGCTGCTTTAGCTGTCTTTTTAACAGGGGTAACAGAACCACTAGAATTTATGTTTATGTTTGCGGCAGTGCCACTTTATGCCATCTATGCAGTGATCCAAGGGGCAGCTTTTGCAATGGCTGATATTTTACCATTACGTGTCCATTCATTTGGGAACATCGAATTATTGACGCGGACACCATTAGCAATCAAAGCAGGACTTGGCGGTGATTTGATCAACTTCGTCATCTGTGTCATTCTCTTTGGTGTAGTGACTTACTTCTTAGCGAATTTCTTGATCAAGAAATTCAACTTTGCGACACCAGGACGTAACGGAAACTACGACAGCGATAGCGAAGAAACAACAAATGGCACGACAGCCGGACCTGCTGATCAACAAATCATCCAAATCATCCATCTATTAGGTGGAAAAGAAAACATTAAAGACGTGGATGCTTGTATGACACGGTTACGTGTAACAGTTGCCGATCGAGGTAGAGTCGGTTCAGAAGACGCATGGAAGCGTGCAGGCGCAATGGGCTTGATCGTAAAAGACAACGGCGTCCAAGCGGTTTATGGACCAAAAGCGGATGTTTTAAAATCAGATATCGAAGATCTATTGCAATCAGGGGCAGATATCCCTGAACCACAAGTCAAAGAAGTCGTGATGGAAAAAGAAACAGCGACAGCAGCATTAGGGATCGAAAAAGAATTATACGCAGTGGCAAAAGGTGAAGTGATTGCTTTAGCAGAGGTCAATGATCCAGTCTTTTCACAAAAAATGATGGGAGATGGGTTTGCGGTCATTCCTGAAACAGATGCGATCACAGCTCCAGTAGCCGGTAAAATCGTCAGCGTATTCCCAACGAAACACGCAATCGGTATGGAAACAGCGGAAGGTGCAGAAGTACTGATCCACATGGGAATCGATACTGTCCAAATGGCAGAACCTGCATTTGAAGTTTCTGTCAAAGAAGGACAAGAAGTCACACCAGGCACCCAAATTGCACGAATGGATCTAGCCAAAGTCAAAGAACAAGGGAAAGATACAACGATCATGGTCATTTTTACTGATGATAAAGTGAAAGAAGTTGCGATCACCACTCTTGGTTCTGTTGAAATAGGTACAGAAATCGGTAAAATCAAGCTATAATAAATAAAAGAAGTATTCAGAGATTGTGACGAAAAAGCAAGACGATGGGGATTTTTTCTTCAACGATCAGCGCTGACGTAGCAGTCTCTGATTTTTATGTAAAAAGGAAAAGAGGTTCCCAAAAAAATGAAAGTAATGACGTTGAATACGCATAGTTGGTTGGAAGAAGATCCATTCACTAAACTTCAAGAACTCACTGACAAGATTCTAGCCGAGGGATATGATGTGATTGCTTTGCAAGAGGTCAATCAACTGATCCAAACAAATATTGTCAACGAA from Enterococcus sp. DIV1094 includes these protein-coding regions:
- the tyrP gene encoding tyrosine-tyramine antiporter: MSKAQVSKMGLGTFIGLTMALCATVRSIPTLSAVGWTLIFYTIFAVLFFAGPISMISGELSTMLPQEGGPQLWVKTALGSKWGFVVAWLLWVQMFPGMVMVASTLGPLLGNTFGNASLGNNHYFVLGCILVIYWIITLLNLKFDMAKVGGNIGVWLGVYIPVVIMFVLGILAFFKVGLVSNGYLGDFSWSKALPDLQHSDSLKYLAGITFIFVGIEMSSVYMPRLKDATKNYTKGVFIALIGLVLLNVINALFVANVVPEGTMELANITQPVLIYCDILGLPTIIGNIFSFMVFIGVLLQLSAWVTGPSKTIIQVAREGFLPPKFGFHKENEYGVSRNVVLTQSVVISLFALLYGIMDDVSAVFLTLTNATTVIYCIVYFLIAVSLLKMRTSHPELARPYRIGKKGNGFAWLVSCMLMLAIIAVVVSTLGTSTLADALLVGAIAIVMFVIPLIINRVKKATWLTEVETDLKE
- a CDS encoding aldose epimerase family protein translates to MSEPSISVLPIKQTNLKKITLKNDELEVVLLNYGARLHQVFTPDRNGLKENVLLSYDNLQDVLSDQSFFGATVGPVAGRIRNGEWETHQLEKNNGHHHIHGGTNGWSFQFWEVEVFKSPQAVGVVFYLKDTSSGYPGPITATVTYQLEGNKLVMITKANSVVETICNPTNHAYFNLSGNGKRDIDTHQLQIQLDSLLLLDHDNLPTGETIAKEDLPIDFHKSNPLTEILSKYPMGLDDVFLLNSPKLTKNSLTLSEETSGRQMNIATTNKSMVLFSTTGFDEELQINGKKMHSNFGLAIEPQEIPDIVHFPAFGSITLRPGQERISQTTYEFSTFT
- a CDS encoding LacI family DNA-binding transcriptional regulator is translated as MSITVKDVAKKAGVATSTVSRVINDHPSISETTKKKVRKIMDELGYVPNITARNLGKRISSAVGVILPPLDSRERLGNPFYLEIMEAINEEARHHGVTTAIATAKSFDLLLENVQRMHLQKQVDGFILVYSDSEDPVIDYLYEQQIPFTLIGQPYHHENEIIYIDNDNQLLGKQATEFLIDNGHKNILFVTNTTHESLYFERYFGYQKAMMLAGLNAQPSVTLEQAEDYLAFDSILKNTKATALVVIDDIFALRTMQLAQMYGYVIPETLSMISFNNSIFSTLMHPYLTSIDIDISELGRVAMQKLQELIHEEVSNGVRLVIPHRLIKRETVVPLKEK
- the tyrS gene encoding tyrosine--tRNA ligase, which encodes MNIIDELTWRDAINQQTNEERLRELVEEKSISLYCGVDPTGDSMHIGHLIPFMMMKRFQLAGHHPYILIGGGTGTIGDPSGRTSERVLQTMEQVQHNVDALSNQMRKLFGKDANITFVNNYDWLSNISLLEFLRDYGKNFNINTMLAKDIVASRLEVGISFTEFTYQILQSIDFLHLHRTYDVQLQIGGADQWGNITAGLDLIRKLEGPEAEAFGLTIPLMLKADGTKFGKTAGGAIWLDPEKTSPYEFYQFWLNQDDRDVVKYLKFFTFLSQEEINELAKKVETEPEKREAQRRLAEEVTRFVHSEEDLQEAQKITAALFSGNIKELNASEIEQGFGNMPNVEISSTPENIVELLVSTKIEPSKRQAREDVSNGAISINGDRVTDLNFVIDPATEFDGKFVVIRKGKKRYFLAKVVD
- the tdc gene encoding tyrosine decarboxylase — encoded protein: MESNVNDLNLNALFIGDKAENGQIYKDLLNELVDEHLGWRQNYMPQDMPIITPEEKSSESFAHTINKTKDVLAEISTRMRTHSVPWHNAGRYWGHMNSETLMPSLLAYNFAMLWNGNNVAYESSPATSQMEEEVGMEFATLMGYKNGWGHIVADGSLANLEGLWYARNIKSLPLAMKEVTPELVSGKTDWELMNLSTREIIDLLDQVPEKIDEIKAHSARSGKHLQQLGKWLVPQTKHYSWLKAADIIGVGLDQVIPVPVDHNYRMDINELEAIIRELAAEQTPVLGVVGVVGSTEEGAIDEIDKIVELRRALEKEGIYFYLHVDAAYGGYGRAIFLDENNEFIPFDQLKEVHAKHHVFTENKNYLLKEVHHAYQAIEEAESVTIDPHKMGYVPYSAGGIVIKDIRMRDVISYFATYVFEKGADIPALLGAYILEGSKAGATAASVWAAHHVLPLNVTGYGKLMGASIEGAHRFFNFLNNLTFKVGDKEIEVHPLTYPDFNMVDYVFKEKGNDDLVAMNQLNHDVYDYSSYVKGSIYGNEFLTSHTDFAIPDYGNSPLQFVKQLGFTEEEWERAGKVTVLRASVMTPYMNKAEHFEEYAEKIKAALQSKLEKIYADQLVANETK